ATCATCCAGGTCATAGGAGCAGGCTCGGGCCGGACCTTCGACATCGACGCCGCCCGCTACGGCAAGATCATCATGATGACCGACGCCGACGTCGACGGCTCTCACATCCGGTGCCTGCTGCTGACGCTGTTCCAGCGTTACATGCGGCCCATGGTCGAGGCAGGCCGGGTGTTCGCCGCGGTGCCGCCGCTGCACCGCATCGAGCTCGTCCAGCCGAAAAAGGGGCAGGACAAGTACGTCTACACGTACTCGGACCGTGAGCTGCGCGAGAAGCTGCTGGAGTTCCAGAGCAAGGGAGTCCGGTACAAGGACTCCATCCAGCGGTACAAGGGTCTGGGTGAGATGGACGCCGACCAGCTGGCCGAGACGACGATGGATCCGCGGCACCGGACGCTGCGGCGGATCAACCTCGCCGACCTGGAGGCCGCGGAGCAGGTCTTCGATCTGCTGATGGGCAATGACGTGGCGCCGCGGAAGGAGTTCATCTCCGGGTCGGCGGCGACCCTTGATCGGTCGCGGATCGACGCGTAGTCGCGGGGCTGGGACTGGGGGCCGGGGCCGGGTTTGCAACCGGCCCCGGCTGCACCCAGCGGCTTTCGCGGTGGAGTAATCGGCGACTCTCGTGGAATGGTCCCGCCGCCGGATGCTTCAGGCTGCCGCTGTCGGCACGGCATCCTCGGGTCGGTGGTGGGGTCGGGGGTTGCGCTCAGGGCTGTGGCCTGGACTCTCCACCCGTGGGTGGACGCTCCCGGTGGCGGGTATCCACCTGTGATCCACCCCTGCTCCGATCTCCCGACCTGCGGATTTCCGTAGCTTCGAAGGTGTCGGCGGCGTCCGCTGCCGGCAGACTCTTCCTCGCTCACGGAGGCTGTGATGTCCGGGCTCGTCGACGCGTTGCTGATCGTGGTCGCGGTGGTCGTGGTGATCGCCCGGCAGTTCCGGGCGAGCCGGATCGACACCGGGCAGCGCTGGTGGCTGTTGCCCGCCGTCCTCGCCGTCGTGGCACTTCGCGAGCCGGGGCTGGTGGACACCCATCAGCGCACGGCATCGGTCGCCCTGCTCACCGCCGAGCTGTTCACCGGCCTCGCCATCGGGGCCGGCTGGGCCTGGACGAGCCGGATATGGACGGAGCCGGACGGCACGGTGTGGAGCAGGAGCACCAAGGCGAGCGGGGCCGTCTGGGCCGTCGGTATCGGACTGCGCGTCGGCCTCTTCGCGCTCGGCGCGGTGCTCGGTGTCCACCAGGACTCTTCCGCACTGCTGCTCGCGCTGGCGGCGACCCTGCTCGTGCGCTCCGGGATCCTCGTCAGGCGTGCGCACTTCCTGCGCCCTGTCGCCGCACCCGCCCCGGCGTACGGTGAGCGCATGTTCCGGTCCACGGGGAAGGAACGCGTGTGACGGACGACGCCTGGACCCGCTGGCCCTCCCGGGAGGCGCTCGGGCGTGAGTCGACCACGCGTCCTCGGCGCCTGCTCGGCTGGGTCACGCGGTCGCTGGTACTCGCCATGCTCCTCTGGGGAGCTTTCAACAGCAGCCATGTACAGGGCTGGGGCGTGTTCGGGGCAGTGGCGGGAATCCTCCTGTCCGCGGTCGTCGCCTGGGCGCTCTTCCGCACCACCCTGGAGCACCGGCTCTGGCCCTCTCTGGCGCTCTACGGCGTCCTCCTGACGATCGCGGTCGCGGCCCAGGCCGCCGACTTCAGGGTCGTCGCCCTCGTCCTGTGGTGCGGCTGCGCCATCACCGCTCTGGAACGCCTGCCCATCGCGGCCGCCCTGCCGGTGACCGTGGTCGCTCTCGCCCTCTACGCCGCCGTCAACGACGACGTGTGGCTGACCACCCTGGCCACGACAGCGGGGCTCGCCCTGGCCGGCTACGTCCTGCGGTTGGACGCCGAGGCCCGCGGCAACGCGCAGCGGCTGCTCAACCAGGAGCGCGCCGCGCGGGCGGCCGAGGCGGAGTCGGCGGCACTCGCGGAGCGGGCCCGTATCGCTCGGGAGATCCACGACGTGCTGGCCCACAGTCTCTCGGCCCAGCTCGTGCACCTGGAGGCGGCCCGGCTGCTGATCGAGGGCGGCGCGGCCCGGGACCAGATCCTCGAAAGGGTGGTGGCGGCCCGGGGCATGGCCCGCGACGGTCTCGCGGAGACCCGGCAGGCGCTGTCGGCTCTGCGAGGTGACATGACTCCGCTGGAGGAATTCCTGACCCAGCTCGTCGGGACGGCCGACGGAGCCGAGGCCACCATTTCGGGTGAGCGCAGACCGTTGCCGGCCGAGGCGTCGCAGGCCGTGCGCAGGGTCGCGCAGGAGGCCCTGACCAATGTCCGCAAGCACGCGCCGGGAGCCAAGATCCGGGTGTGGCTGGAGTACGGCGAGGACCAGGTGACGCTGGTCGTGCGGGACTCGGGCGGTTCGCCGGGTGAACTCACCGCCACCGGAGGCGGGTACGGTCTGCTGGGGATGCGGGAGCGCGCCGAACTGCTGGGCGGTTCGCTGGACGCCGGGCCGGACGACGAAGGGTTCATGGTGACGTTGAAGGTGCCGGTATGACGCAGGTGGCGGAGCTGAAGCCCGCGCGGGTGGTGGTCGCGGACGATCAGACCGTGGTGCGCGAAGGCATCGTCATGCTGCTCGGCCTGCTGCCCGGGATCGAAGTGGTGGGCGCGGCCGGGGACGGCGAGCAGGCGGTGGAACTCGTCGCGGAACTCGCCCCGGACGTGGTGCTGATGGACCTGCGCATGCCTCGCTGTGACGGGGTGGAGGCAACCCGGAGAATCCGCGCCGAGCACCCCGGGACGCAGGTCGTGGTGCTGACGACCTTCGCGGACGACGAGTCGCTGTTTCCCGCGCTCAAGGCGGGGGCGCGCGGTTATCTCACCAAGGATGCGGGAGGTGACGAGATCGTGCGGGCCGTGCGGAGCGTGCTCTCCGGGGACGCCGGACTGTCGCCGAGCATCCAGCGTCGGCTGCTGGAGCGGCTGTCGGACCCCGAGCCGCCCCAGCCGGTGGCCGCGGAGGCGCCCGACGGGCTCACCGCCCGGGAGGTCGAAGTGCTGGCGCTGATCGCAGAGGGACTGAGCAACCAGGAGATCGCCCGGAAGCTGCATGTCTCCACGGCCACGGTGAAGACCCACATCAACAACCTCTTCGCCAAGACCGGGATCAAGGACCGTGCGCAGGCGGTGCGTTACGCCTATGCGAAGGGGCTTGTACGGCCACCGATGGGATGAATCACCTGATGGGGTGAAGAGGGCGGGGAAGAAGAGTCAGGGATCTTCCCGTTCTGTCCATCCTTGGGCATGCAGTCAAGCAACGCTCGTCCCCGCGGAAGCGGGGGCGATGCCGAGAGTTCGGCCGAGAACCACGACAGCCACGATGTGGCCCGCGCGGAGGCGTCCGCCGGGGTGCGGTACGACGATCCCTGGTATGACGCGCTCGCATCCGGCTGGGGCGAGACGGGCGGTGACGGTACATCCGTGGGCCAGGTTGCGACGGCACGCGCGGAGCGCGAGGGCCGGGACGCCGCGGCGGCCGACGTCTACCTCGAAGTGCAGCGCAGTGCGGCCTTTCAGGAAGTGCGCAGCCGGTACCGGAGGTTCGTGGTGCCCGCGGGCATCGGGTTCTTCGCGTGGTACGTGGCCTATGTCGTGACAGCGACAAGCGCGCCGGGACTGATGGCGCGGCCGGTCGCCGGTGCGGTGAACGTGGCGATGCTCGCGGGACTCGGGCAGTTCCTCACCACCTTCCTGCTGACCTGGGCCTACGCCCGGCATGCGAGGCTGCGCCGGGACCGGGCCGCGCTCGAACTGCGGTGGGACACCCAGGAACTGACGCGCACGGCACGGGGCGGTGCGTCGTCGTGACGGGGGAACACCAGACCCTGGCGCTGCTGCTGTTCAGCGCGTTCGTCGCGGTCACGCTCGGAATCACGACGTGGGTGAGCCGCCACCGGCACGGTTCGGCGGAGGAGTTCTACGCGGGTGGGCGGTTGTTCTCGCCGATGGAGAATGGTTTTGCCATCGCGGGCGACTACATGTCGGCCGCGTCCTTCCTCGGTATCTCCGGGCTCATCGCACTCTTCGGGTACGACGGGATGCTCTATTCGGTGGGCTTCCTCGTGGCCTGGCTGGTGGTGCTGTTCCTCGTTGCCGAACTGGTGCGCAACTGCGGGCGGTTCACGC
This portion of the Streptomyces canus genome encodes:
- a CDS encoding response regulator transcription factor, encoding MTQVAELKPARVVVADDQTVVREGIVMLLGLLPGIEVVGAAGDGEQAVELVAELAPDVVLMDLRMPRCDGVEATRRIRAEHPGTQVVVLTTFADDESLFPALKAGARGYLTKDAGGDEIVRAVRSVLSGDAGLSPSIQRRLLERLSDPEPPQPVAAEAPDGLTAREVEVLALIAEGLSNQEIARKLHVSTATVKTHINNLFAKTGIKDRAQAVRYAYAKGLVRPPMG
- a CDS encoding DUF485 domain-containing protein, producing MQSSNARPRGSGGDAESSAENHDSHDVARAEASAGVRYDDPWYDALASGWGETGGDGTSVGQVATARAEREGRDAAAADVYLEVQRSAAFQEVRSRYRRFVVPAGIGFFAWYVAYVVTATSAPGLMARPVAGAVNVAMLAGLGQFLTTFLLTWAYARHARLRRDRAALELRWDTQELTRTARGGASS
- a CDS encoding DUF1453 domain-containing protein encodes the protein MSGLVDALLIVVAVVVVIARQFRASRIDTGQRWWLLPAVLAVVALREPGLVDTHQRTASVALLTAELFTGLAIGAGWAWTSRIWTEPDGTVWSRSTKASGAVWAVGIGLRVGLFALGAVLGVHQDSSALLLALAATLLVRSGILVRRAHFLRPVAAPAPAYGERMFRSTGKERV
- a CDS encoding sensor histidine kinase: MTDDAWTRWPSREALGRESTTRPRRLLGWVTRSLVLAMLLWGAFNSSHVQGWGVFGAVAGILLSAVVAWALFRTTLEHRLWPSLALYGVLLTIAVAAQAADFRVVALVLWCGCAITALERLPIAAALPVTVVALALYAAVNDDVWLTTLATTAGLALAGYVLRLDAEARGNAQRLLNQERAARAAEAESAALAERARIAREIHDVLAHSLSAQLVHLEAARLLIEGGAARDQILERVVAARGMARDGLAETRQALSALRGDMTPLEEFLTQLVGTADGAEATISGERRPLPAEASQAVRRVAQEALTNVRKHAPGAKIRVWLEYGEDQVTLVVRDSGGSPGELTATGGGYGLLGMRERAELLGGSLDAGPDDEGFMVTLKVPV